The genome window CATGATTGTGGTTCCGTGCTCGATGGGGACTGTCTCCGGTATCGCTCACGGGGCTTCCGGCAACCTGTTGGAGCGGGTGGCGGACGTGATGATTAAAGAAGGGCGACGGCTCGTCCTAGTCCCTCGTGAAACGCCGCTCAGTGCCATCCATCTGGAAAATATGCTCAAGCTGAGTCGACTGGGAGTCAAGATCGTGCCAGCGATGCCTGGTTATTATCAAAAGCCGCAAACGATGGACGATCTGATCCATTTTGTTGTAGGAAAAGCTTTGGATGCAATCGATGTACCACACTCGCTGTTTCGGCGTTGGGGGGAATAATTCGCATGCAAAAGCCTTTGCGAATTGGACAGATCCTGTATACGAATGTACTTCCGGTCTATTTTTATTTTGATCAGGAGCGTTTTGAGGACCGTATCGATTTCATCCGCCAGGTTCCGGCCACATTGAATCTGGCCATGTCCCGTGGTGAGATCGATTTGGGACCGATTTCTTCCTTTAGCTATGCAGAGCATGCCTCCCAGTACGTAGCGCTTTCGGATCTGTCCGTCAGCGCCAAGGGGAGAGTAGGCTCCCTTTTCTTATTCAGCAAAAAGCCGATCGAGCAGCTGAACGGGACAAAGATTGCGTTGACCAATACGTCCGCAACCACGGTCAACCTGCTGAAGATCATTCTTCGTAAGTTTTACGATTATGAGATTTCATACGTTACACAGGAGCCCGTTTTAGACAGAATGCTTCTGGATGCTGAAGCGGCTCTGCTGATTGGTGACGATGCGATTTTGGCCATGAGAAAGAAGGGAGACCTCCACGTCTACGATCTGGGAGAGTTGTGGCACAGGTTCACCGGCTATTCCATGACGTTTGCGATCTGGGCTGTGCGCAAGCAAGTTTTGGCCGAGCACAGCGCACTATTGGAAGAGGTGCATGCCTCCTTCCTGACGAGCAAAGAAATGACGAGAAAAAACCCCGGGCCTCTCATCGATTACGTCTCCACGCATTATGGTGGGGACAAGGAAGAATGGACCCGGTACTTTCAAGGCTTGCAGCATGATTTCGGCGACGAGCAGCGGATTGGACTCGAGTATTACTACCGATGCGCCGCGGAGCTGGGACTTCTACCGGCGCCAGCAACCGTCGACATCTGGCAGGCTGGTGGGCGGCAGACCAATACTACGTTGACGAGATAGGTGGAACGGATGAACCTAGTCGATATTTACTTCAAGATGAAAAAGGACGTCCAGTACATTGAAGATGAACTGGAAAAGTCGATTGATACAGACATGCGTGAGCTGAACCAATCCTCCACGCATCTTCTGAAGGCAGGGGGAAAACGGATTCGTCCTGTTTTCGTTCTGCTCGGGGGAAAATGGGGGGAGTATGATGTCAAGCGACTCAAGCATGTGGCAGTTCCACTCGAGCTCATCCATATGGCATCCCTCGTCCATGACGATGTAATCGATGATGCCGATAAGCGCCGCGGCAAGGATACCGTTCGGATGAAATGGGACAACAAAGTGGCGATGTATGCAGGGGATTACATTTTTGCGCGGGCATTGGCAATCGCT of Brevibacillus choshinensis contains these proteins:
- a CDS encoding UbiX family flavin prenyltransferase — its product is MSGQKWAVGITGASGAIYGVRLVQELLRAGHIVHLMITEAGWQVFHDELDWETDNRPAFLQEKLQQDLPGELHYWGLRDFNCPAASGSYRCDGMIVVPCSMGTVSGIAHGASGNLLERVADVMIKEGRRLVLVPRETPLSAIHLENMLKLSRLGVKIVPAMPGYYQKPQTMDDLIHFVVGKALDAIDVPHSLFRRWGE
- a CDS encoding menaquinone biosynthetic enzyme MqnA/MqnD family protein, whose protein sequence is MQKPLRIGQILYTNVLPVYFYFDQERFEDRIDFIRQVPATLNLAMSRGEIDLGPISSFSYAEHASQYVALSDLSVSAKGRVGSLFLFSKKPIEQLNGTKIALTNTSATTVNLLKIILRKFYDYEISYVTQEPVLDRMLLDAEAALLIGDDAILAMRKKGDLHVYDLGELWHRFTGYSMTFAIWAVRKQVLAEHSALLEEVHASFLTSKEMTRKNPGPLIDYVSTHYGGDKEEWTRYFQGLQHDFGDEQRIGLEYYYRCAAELGLLPAPATVDIWQAGGRQTNTTLTR